Proteins encoded together in one Deinococcus betulae window:
- a CDS encoding single-stranded DNA-binding protein translates to MAEPSRVRDALRASMTAWATLSVRGDQARVTLTPDLAVLSAQLDAIDPGWSLTWACDHVTPPIVRARLGVLGATREGLATGHTLADAKLAALADLARSYGVQPSSEAVWVEYDPEDGANTAELEAETPAPQAPASRPLPKEPPRDPQMDKARRHIEDLLEQLKVAGRGGDAARILMRGYGETLDESRAIYKELQTLLKG, encoded by the coding sequence ATGGCTGAACCTTCCCGCGTGCGCGACGCGCTGCGCGCCAGCATGACCGCCTGGGCCACCCTAAGTGTGCGCGGCGACCAGGCGCGCGTGACCCTGACCCCCGATCTGGCTGTGCTGTCGGCGCAGCTGGACGCCATTGACCCCGGCTGGAGCCTGACCTGGGCCTGCGACCATGTGACGCCGCCCATCGTGCGCGCCCGCCTGGGCGTGCTGGGCGCCACCCGCGAAGGCCTGGCCACCGGGCACACCCTGGCCGATGCCAAATTGGCCGCCCTGGCCGACCTGGCCCGTAGCTACGGCGTGCAGCCCAGCAGCGAGGCGGTGTGGGTGGAATACGACCCCGAAGACGGGGCCAACACCGCCGAACTGGAAGCCGAGACCCCCGCGCCCCAGGCGCCGGCCAGCCGCCCCCTGCCCAAAGAGCCGCCGCGCGATCCCCAGATGGACAAGGCCCGGCGCCACATTGAAGACTTACTGGAGCAGCTGAAGGTGGCGGGCCGGGGCGGAGACGCCGCCCGCATCCTGATGCGCGGGTACGGCGAGACCCTGGACGAAAGCCGCGCCATCTACAAGGAACTGCAGACGCTGCTCAAAGGCTAG
- a CDS encoding penicillin acylase family protein, with amino-acid sequence MKTTQGKRRGGWGRRVATGLLGTALVLGAAGAGGYSWLRLTSEPRTAGALTAAGLGQSVQVTRDAWGVPHIRAQTDEDAVFALGFVHWQDRAWQMDFQRRVAQGRLSEVLGEAALGQDRFLRTWGFQRAALSALPALEDRTRRLIRAYTAGVNAAQAQGKVAPEFRILGYRPEPWQEVDSLSWSKLMAFDLGGNYEEEVLGTRVVERLGEGGLDAVMAPYPAGAPTILSADELPPQAAQPASRLPSQAVPPGALAELRAHLAAARTLGLQAVPGKGSNDWVVGGARTESGKPILADDPHLALTAPMLWYLADLQGGGLNAIGASIPGLPAIVIGRNERVAWGVTNVNPDVQDLYLEPEDATFRTRTEVIRVKGQPDVTLMVRESAHGPVVSGAGAEGLGPRVALKWTALAAGDTTMDAFLGLNYAQNWPDFTRALSRYVAPSQSFVYADVDGNTGYYAPGRVPIRRGWDGSLPVSGDGSREWQGFIPFEQLPHVYNPKDNLVVTANNQVTPPGFPYALGNARNWSEPYRAARITALLEAKPKLSVADVQATQTDTLSPMWPDFRPLLLAARPADDEARRALEALHGWDGQQTVESVPSLLFEAWMMGLREMARDELNDETVMNSLSVLNQLRGDGELCAVQGQGDCASLLTRTLTAALTDLRERLGPDMTRWTYGRLHQVASNHRAFGKVSALAWLFNHSAPTPGGTNTVNVARPEHGTFRQTHGPSYRQIVDLSDPDRSLYIGSLGQAGSPLAPHADDQMKRWIAGEYLPMSTRPQDWGQARTLTLQPTAGSSVP; translated from the coding sequence ATGAAGACCACACAGGGCAAGAGGCGTGGGGGGTGGGGCCGCCGGGTGGCCACCGGGCTGCTGGGGACCGCGTTGGTGCTGGGGGCCGCCGGAGCGGGCGGCTACAGCTGGCTGCGCCTGACCTCAGAGCCGCGCACGGCGGGCGCCCTGACGGCCGCCGGGCTGGGCCAGAGCGTGCAGGTCACGCGCGACGCCTGGGGCGTGCCGCACATTCGCGCGCAGACCGATGAGGACGCGGTATTTGCGCTGGGCTTCGTGCACTGGCAAGACCGCGCCTGGCAGATGGATTTTCAGCGCCGGGTGGCCCAGGGCCGCCTCTCGGAGGTGCTGGGCGAAGCCGCACTGGGCCAGGACCGCTTCCTGCGCACCTGGGGCTTTCAGCGCGCGGCCCTGTCGGCACTGCCGGCCCTGGAAGACCGCACCCGCCGCCTGATCCGCGCCTACACGGCAGGGGTCAATGCGGCGCAGGCCCAGGGCAAGGTGGCCCCGGAGTTCCGGATTCTGGGCTACCGCCCGGAGCCCTGGCAGGAGGTGGACAGCCTGTCGTGGAGCAAGCTGATGGCCTTTGACCTGGGCGGCAACTACGAAGAAGAGGTGCTGGGCACGCGGGTGGTGGAGCGGCTGGGCGAGGGCGGCCTGGACGCGGTGATGGCCCCGTATCCGGCCGGGGCGCCGACCATCCTCAGCGCCGATGAACTGCCGCCGCAGGCCGCCCAGCCAGCGAGCCGTCTCCCCTCCCAGGCGGTGCCGCCGGGCGCGCTGGCCGAGTTACGGGCCCACCTGGCCGCCGCACGCACGCTGGGCCTGCAGGCCGTGCCGGGCAAGGGCAGCAACGACTGGGTAGTGGGCGGCGCCCGCACCGAGAGCGGCAAGCCCATTCTGGCCGACGACCCTCACCTGGCCCTGACTGCCCCGATGCTGTGGTATCTGGCCGACCTTCAGGGCGGCGGGCTCAACGCCATCGGGGCCAGCATTCCGGGCCTGCCCGCCATCGTGATTGGGCGCAACGAGCGGGTGGCCTGGGGCGTGACCAACGTGAACCCCGACGTGCAGGACCTGTACCTGGAACCCGAAGACGCGACCTTCCGCACCCGCACCGAGGTCATTCGGGTCAAGGGCCAGCCGGACGTGACCCTGATGGTGCGCGAGAGTGCCCACGGCCCGGTGGTCAGCGGCGCCGGCGCCGAGGGGCTGGGGCCGCGCGTGGCCCTGAAGTGGACGGCGCTGGCGGCAGGCGACACCACGATGGACGCCTTTCTGGGCCTCAATTACGCGCAGAACTGGCCGGACTTTACCCGCGCATTGTCCCGGTACGTGGCCCCCAGCCAGAGCTTTGTCTACGCCGATGTAGACGGCAACACCGGGTACTATGCGCCGGGCCGCGTGCCCATCCGCCGGGGCTGGGACGGCAGCCTGCCGGTCAGCGGAGACGGCTCGCGCGAGTGGCAGGGCTTCATTCCTTTCGAGCAGCTCCCGCATGTGTACAACCCCAAAGACAACCTGGTGGTCACGGCCAACAACCAGGTGACCCCGCCGGGCTTCCCCTACGCACTGGGCAATGCCCGCAACTGGTCCGAGCCGTACCGCGCCGCGCGCATCACCGCGCTGCTTGAGGCTAAACCCAAACTCAGCGTGGCCGACGTGCAGGCCACCCAGACCGACACGCTCAGTCCCATGTGGCCGGACTTCAGGCCGCTGCTGCTGGCCGCGCGCCCTGCGGACGATGAAGCCCGGCGCGCCCTTGAGGCGCTGCACGGCTGGGACGGCCAGCAGACGGTAGAGAGCGTGCCCAGCCTGCTGTTTGAAGCCTGGATGATGGGGCTGCGCGAGATGGCCCGCGACGAACTGAACGACGAGACCGTCATGAACAGCCTCTCGGTCCTGAATCAGTTGCGTGGGGACGGCGAGCTGTGCGCCGTGCAGGGTCAGGGCGACTGCGCCTCTCTGCTGACCCGCACCCTGACGGCGGCCCTGACTGACCTGCGGGAGCGCCTGGGGCCGGATATGACCCGCTGGACCTACGGCCGGCTGCATCAGGTGGCCAGCAATCACCGCGCCTTTGGCAAGGTGAGCGCCCTGGCCTGGCTGTTTAACCACTCGGCGCCGACCCCCGGCGGCACGAACACCGTGAATGTGGCGCGCCCCGAGCACGGCACCTTCCGCCAGACGCACGGCCCCAGCTACCGCCAGATTGTGGACCTGAGTGACCCTGACCGCAGCCTGTATATCGGCAGCCTGGGGCAAGCGGGCAGTCCGCTGGCTCCGCACGCCGACGACCAGATGAAGCGCTGGATTGCCGGTGAGTACCTGCCCATGAGCACCCGCCCGCAGGACTGGGGCCAGGCGCGCACCCTGACGCTGCAGCCCACAGCGGGGTCAAGCGTTCCCTGA
- a CDS encoding ABC transporter ATP-binding protein: protein MPTPSPSVLRRLYGLLTPYRRTVGAGLLLLLGSVAAELYPPLVWIRVVDQGLPARDWVLIGWQLALLVAVFALQQVLSAWRGLLLERAGQQFMLDVRVALYRKVQGQSAAYFEAQRTGDLLARLTGDVDALGDVLVRGTDAVLANALRLVGVVGIFIALQPLLGVLTTLPMLAVGLMLWRYGRTVQPAYRAARARLGDLSALMNDRLAGMRVVQGFAREAAETARIAALGRALYAEQVKAVRLRNRAFPRARFVGNLGNVIMLGGGAWLILAGQFTLGGLLAYRGYGRYFYGPIDDLVNIGDLLQRAAASGGRVFEVLDAPVAVQERPDALPLPEPARGEVHFEGVTFGYDPARPVLRGVSLHIPAGQRVALLGESGAGKSTLLGLLTRTHDPQAGRVTLDGVDVRQLTLGSLRTHAALMSQDTFLFHDTVGNNVRYARPEATDEEVQAALDAAHAQKFVGALPEGLETVVGERGVRLSGGQRQRLSIARTLLARPTVLLLDEPTSAVDAESEAQVVAALNELMRGRTALMVTHRLSLARTADRVVVLRGGVVVEDGPPEVLRRQGGAYAALERVMGETEKTPA, encoded by the coding sequence ATGCCCACGCCGTCTCCTTCTGTCCTGCGCCGCCTGTACGGGCTGCTGACGCCCTACCGACGCACGGTGGGCGCGGGCCTGCTGCTCCTGCTGGGCAGCGTGGCCGCCGAGCTGTACCCGCCGCTGGTCTGGATCCGCGTGGTGGATCAGGGCCTGCCAGCTCGAGACTGGGTGTTGATCGGGTGGCAGCTGGCGCTGCTGGTGGCGGTGTTCGCATTGCAACAGGTGCTGTCGGCCTGGCGCGGCCTGCTGCTGGAGCGCGCTGGTCAGCAATTCATGCTGGACGTACGTGTGGCGCTTTACCGCAAAGTTCAGGGTCAGTCGGCGGCTTACTTTGAAGCCCAGCGCACGGGCGACTTGCTGGCCCGCCTCACCGGGGACGTGGACGCCCTGGGGGACGTGCTGGTGCGCGGCACGGACGCGGTGCTGGCCAACGCCCTGCGCCTGGTGGGGGTCGTGGGGATTTTTATCGCGCTGCAGCCGCTGCTGGGCGTCCTGACGACGCTGCCCATGCTGGCGGTAGGCCTCATGCTGTGGCGCTACGGCCGCACGGTGCAGCCGGCCTACCGCGCCGCCCGCGCCCGCCTGGGCGACCTGAGTGCTTTGATGAACGACCGCCTGGCCGGCATGCGCGTGGTGCAGGGCTTTGCGCGTGAGGCCGCCGAAACCGCGCGCATCGCGGCCCTGGGCCGGGCCCTGTACGCCGAACAGGTCAAGGCCGTGCGGCTGCGCAACCGCGCCTTTCCCCGCGCCCGCTTCGTGGGCAACCTGGGCAACGTCATCATGCTGGGCGGCGGCGCGTGGCTGATTCTGGCCGGACAATTCACGCTGGGCGGCCTGCTGGCTTACCGGGGTTACGGACGCTACTTTTACGGCCCCATTGACGACCTCGTGAATATTGGCGACCTGTTGCAGCGGGCGGCGGCCAGTGGAGGCCGCGTCTTCGAGGTGCTGGACGCCCCGGTGGCGGTGCAGGAGCGCCCGGACGCTCTGCCTTTGCCTGAGCCGGCGCGCGGCGAGGTGCACTTTGAGGGGGTCACCTTTGGCTACGACCCGGCCCGCCCGGTGCTGCGCGGCGTCAGCCTGCATATTCCCGCCGGTCAGCGCGTGGCCCTGCTGGGCGAATCCGGCGCCGGCAAAAGCACGCTGCTGGGCCTACTGACCCGCACCCACGACCCGCAGGCCGGCCGCGTCACGCTGGACGGCGTGGACGTGCGCCAGCTGACGCTGGGCAGCCTGCGTACCCACGCCGCCCTGATGTCCCAGGACACCTTTCTCTTTCACGACACTGTGGGCAATAACGTGCGCTACGCCCGCCCAGAGGCCACCGACGAGGAGGTTCAGGCTGCTCTGGACGCGGCCCACGCCCAGAAGTTTGTGGGAGCTCTGCCTGAAGGGCTGGAGACAGTGGTCGGAGAGCGTGGGGTGCGGCTCTCGGGTGGGCAGCGCCAGCGCCTCTCGATTGCCCGCACGCTGCTGGCCCGGCCCACCGTCCTGCTGCTGGATGAACCCACCAGCGCCGTGGACGCCGAGAGCGAGGCGCAGGTGGTGGCGGCCCTGAATGAACTCATGCGCGGCCGCACCGCCCTGATGGTCACCCACCGCCTGAGTCTGGCCCGCACGGCCGACCGCGTCGTGGTGCTGCGCGGCGGCGTGGTGGTTGAGGACGGCCCGCCGGAGGTGCTGCGCCGTCAGGGCGGGGCGTATGCGGCGCTGGAACGCGTGATGGGGGAAACAGAAAAAACCCCCGCGTAA
- a CDS encoding DUF2231 domain-containing protein, whose protein sequence is MLQRHEPPAHAAEDLLSNHDTLETVADRLQLLLKAAETTLPPAVVNALHGEWLGHPIHPILIHLPLGGWVVAAALDHLPAHTPGGNDHAADLALTLGTLGAVGSIATGWADWANTRGEARRTGFIHGALNEVAFFLNVGSLLARRKGKRGLGKALSGAGLLLAGAGGFLGGELVYRHGLGVGQTLAHRQG, encoded by the coding sequence ATGCTTCAGCGCCACGAACCCCCCGCCCACGCCGCCGAAGACCTTCTCAGCAACCACGACACCTTAGAAACGGTGGCGGACCGGTTGCAACTGCTGCTGAAAGCCGCCGAGACGACGCTGCCACCTGCCGTCGTGAATGCCCTGCATGGCGAGTGGCTGGGCCACCCCATTCACCCCATTCTGATTCATCTGCCGCTGGGCGGCTGGGTGGTGGCGGCAGCGCTGGACCACCTGCCGGCCCACACACCAGGCGGCAATGATCACGCCGCCGACCTGGCCCTGACGCTGGGCACTCTGGGCGCTGTCGGCTCGATTGCCACCGGCTGGGCCGACTGGGCCAACACGCGCGGCGAGGCCCGGCGTACGGGCTTTATTCACGGCGCCCTGAACGAAGTCGCCTTTTTCCTGAATGTGGGCTCGCTGCTGGCACGCAGGAAAGGGAAGCGCGGTCTGGGGAAGGCGCTCTCGGGCGCTGGGCTGCTGCTGGCCGGCGCGGGCGGCTTTCTGGGCGGCGAACTGGTGTAC
- a CDS encoding metallophosphoesterase codes for MRKFLAFGDVHADFDTLWAALRAASCADGAGQPTPPVQAGLYQVILIGDLVHPKNEREYSRLTGLPRFDPKDPDHLFLAAREQVKHLERLKAYQAAAPHAIHIILGNHDDAVLNTSYMLGTSGGLIHAEFDPAHGGLHLPDHLAAWMRTFPREIRVGDVQFAHVSPLPAHAYYDDLFYADHSSKRWYRESPEYVKMAGLEFGVYGHTQMEGGILLPEDHPFAMIDALHKREYLELMLDSGQEYPVQSVRAAPF; via the coding sequence ATGCGGAAGTTCCTGGCTTTCGGTGACGTTCACGCCGATTTCGACACGCTCTGGGCGGCGCTGCGGGCCGCCAGCTGTGCCGATGGTGCGGGGCAACCCACGCCGCCTGTGCAGGCCGGGCTGTATCAGGTCATCCTGATCGGTGACCTCGTTCATCCTAAAAACGAGCGGGAATACAGCCGCCTGACCGGCCTGCCGCGCTTTGACCCCAAAGACCCCGACCACCTGTTCCTGGCGGCCCGTGAACAGGTCAAGCACCTTGAGCGCCTCAAGGCCTACCAGGCGGCGGCGCCGCACGCCATTCACATCATCCTGGGCAACCACGACGACGCCGTACTGAACACCAGCTACATGCTGGGCACCAGCGGCGGCCTGATTCACGCCGAGTTTGACCCGGCGCACGGCGGCCTGCACCTGCCTGACCACCTGGCCGCCTGGATGCGCACCTTCCCGCGCGAAATCCGGGTGGGGGATGTGCAGTTTGCCCACGTGTCGCCCCTGCCCGCGCACGCCTATTACGACGACCTGTTCTACGCCGACCACAGTTCCAAGCGCTGGTACCGAGAATCGCCCGAGTACGTGAAGATGGCCGGGCTGGAGTTCGGCGTCTACGGCCACACCCAGATGGAAGGCGGCATCCTGCTGCCCGAAGATCACCCCTTCGCCATGATTGACGCCCTGCATAAGCGCGAATACCTGGAACTAATGCTGGACTCGGGCCAGGAGTATCCAGTGCAGAGCGTGCGCGCCGCCCCGTTCTGA
- a CDS encoding CobW family GTP-binding protein, translating into MTTQTHPDERIPVVVVGGFLGAGKTTLVNHLIRSLPHRLGVIVNEFGAAGVDGSLIERLQDDVTELTAGCLCCTGRDDLLRALVTIAMREHKPDAVIVELSGVADPTPVLTTLLERSVRAAFRVTTLVAVVDARHALQTLRDHPEAARQLAYANVVVLNKTDLADPGLLAHAEGVLRGINPLAEVKKVEQGQVNAAALLARDDFDPRVLDGVDVQAVHTPGLKSFTLRAARPLDPYAWQRFMTDYLLSRPAEVLRAKGFLDLHGYPQRILFQAVRDLFTADAWEEGDGTSELVVIGRGLDRAEFEGAWAACLTPDPADLIPD; encoded by the coding sequence ATGACCACCCAGACCCACCCCGATGAACGTATTCCTGTCGTGGTGGTGGGGGGCTTTCTGGGGGCCGGCAAGACCACACTGGTCAACCACCTGATTCGCAGCCTGCCGCACCGCCTGGGCGTGATTGTCAACGAATTTGGCGCGGCGGGCGTGGATGGCAGCCTGATTGAGCGCCTTCAGGACGATGTGACCGAGCTGACGGCCGGCTGCCTGTGCTGCACGGGGCGCGACGACCTGCTGCGCGCGCTGGTGACCATCGCCATGCGCGAGCACAAACCAGACGCCGTGATCGTTGAACTCTCGGGTGTGGCCGACCCCACCCCGGTTCTGACGACACTGCTGGAGCGCTCGGTGCGCGCGGCCTTTCGAGTCACCACGCTGGTGGCGGTGGTGGACGCCCGCCACGCCCTGCAGACCCTGCGCGACCACCCCGAAGCCGCGCGGCAGCTGGCCTACGCGAATGTGGTGGTGCTGAACAAAACCGATCTGGCGGACCCAGGCCTGCTGGCCCACGCTGAAGGCGTGCTGCGCGGCATCAACCCGCTGGCCGAGGTCAAGAAGGTGGAACAGGGTCAGGTCAACGCGGCGGCGCTGCTGGCCCGCGACGATTTTGACCCCCGCGTGCTGGACGGTGTGGACGTACAGGCGGTTCATACTCCGGGTTTGAAGTCATTTACCCTGCGCGCCGCGCGGCCCCTTGACCCGTACGCTTGGCAGCGCTTCATGACCGATTACCTCCTGTCGCGTCCAGCCGAGGTTCTACGGGCCAAGGGGTTTCTCGACCTGCACGGCTACCCGCAGCGCATCCTGTTTCAGGCGGTGCGCGACCTGTTTACGGCCGACGCCTGGGAAGAGGGCGACGGCACCTCCGAGCTGGTGGTCATTGGGCGCGGGCTGGACCGGGCCGAGTTTGAAGGGGCGTGGGCGGCGTGCCTGACCCCGGACCCCGCCGACCTGATTCCCGACTAA